One region of Fragaria vesca subsp. vesca linkage group LG4, FraVesHawaii_1.0, whole genome shotgun sequence genomic DNA includes:
- the LOC101303408 gene encoding serine/threonine-protein kinase CBK1-like produces MDFVRSLLKKFKSKEKVKSSKSRDTRGNGKDASKTPTTTEEVPSNVTKQKVAAAKQYIENHYKKQMKSLQERKERRDILEKKLADAEVSEEEQNNLLKYLEKKETEYMRIQRHKMGADDFEPLTMIGKGAFGEVRICKEKATGQVYAMKKLKKSEMLRRGQVEHVKAERNLLAEVDSNCIVKLYCSFQDDEYLYLIMEYLPGGDMMTLLMRKDTLTEDEARFYVGETVLAIESIHKHNYIHRDIKPDNLLLDRHGHMKLSDFGLCKPLDCSILQEKDFSMGKNLSGALQSDGRPVAPKRTQQEQLLHWQRNRRMLAYSTVGTPDYIAPEVLLKKGYGMECDWWSLGAIMYEMLVGYPPFYSDEPMSTCRKIVNWRTHLKFPEEAKLSPEAKDLIGKLLCNVDQRLGTKGADEIKAHPWFKGIEWDKLYQMKAAFIPEVNDEMDTQNFEKFEETDNQIETSTRAGPWRKMLSSKDVNFVGYTYKNFEIVNDNQLPGIADLKKKSTKPKRPSIKSLFDDESATNQPVQGSFLKLLPPQLEVPENHSGSQ; encoded by the exons ATGGATTTTGTAAGGTCCTTGTTGAAGAAATTCAAGTCCAAAGAGAAGGTGAAGTCTTCCAAGAGCAGGGATACAAGAGGTAATGGGAAAGATGCGTCAAAAACACCAACAACAACGGAAGAAGTACCTTCAAATGTTACCAAGCAGAAGGTTGCAGCTGCAAAGCAGTACATCGAGAATCATTACAAGAAGCAAATGAAAAGTTTGCAGGAGAGGAAAGAGCG ACGTGATATACTAGAAAAGAAGTTGGCGGATGCTGAAGTCTCTGAGGAAGAGCAAAACAACTTGCTAAAGTACTTAGAGAAGAAGGAAACAGAATATATGCGCATTCAGAGGCACAAGATGGGTGCTGATGATTTTGAGCCATTGACAATGATAGGAAAGGGTGCATTTGGTGAG GTTAGAATCTGTAAGGAGAAAGCAACTGGTCAAGTCTATGCAATGAAGAAGCTTAAGAAATCAGAAATGCTTCGGAGAGGCCAG GTTGAACATGTGAAAGCTGAAAGGAATCTACTTGCAGAGGTCGACAGTAATTGTATCGTCAAGCTGTATTGCTCCTTCCAGGATGACGAGTACTTATATCTCATTATGGAATATCTCCCGGGTGGAGATATGATGACTCTACTCATGCGCAAAGATACACTGACAGAAGACGAGGCCAGATTTTATGTTGGGGAAACAGTCCTAGCTATTGAGTCCATTCATAAACATAATTATATTCATAG AGATATTAAGCCTGACAACTTGCTGCTCGATAGACATGGTCACATGAAGTTATCGGATTTTGGATTGTGTAAGCCATTGGACTGCAGTATTCTCCAAGAAAAGGATTTTTCTATGGGGAAAAACCTTAGTGGGGCGCTTCAAAGTGATGGACGCCCTGTAGCACCGAAACGTACGCAACAGGAGCAACTACTGCATTGGCAGAGAAATAGGAGGATGCTT GCTTATTCTACTGTTGGAACCCCAGACTACATTGCCCCGGAAGTTTTGCTGAAGAAAGGATATGGAATGGAATGTGATTG GTGGTCTCTTGGGGCAATCATGTATGAAATGCTTGTGGGATATCCACCCTTTTATTCAGATGAACCCATGTCAACTTGTAGGAAG ATAGTTAATTGGAGAACTCATTTGAAATTTCCAGAAGAGGCTAAACTCTCTCCAGAAGCAAAGGATCTCATTGGTAAACTCTTATGTAATGTAGATCAGAGGCTTGGAACTAAAGGGGCAGATGAAATTAAG GCTCACCCCTGGTTTAAAGGCATTGAATGGGACAAATTATATCAAATGAAGGCTGCATTTATCCCTGAGGTCAATGATGAAATGGATACTCAGAACTTTGAGAAATTTGAAGAG ACTGACAACCAAATTGAAACTTCAACAAGAGCTGGTCCATGGAGAAAG ATGCTCTCATCTAAGGATGTAAACTTTGTGGGTTACACATACAAGAACTTCGAAATTGTAAATGATAACCAATTGCCTGGGATAG CTGACTTGAAGAAGAAAAGCACAAAACCTAAGAGGCCATCCATCAAGTCCCTTTTTG ATGATGAGTCGGCTACCAATCAACCTGTACAAGGCAGCTTCTTGAAACTCCTCCCTCCCCAACTAGAAGTTCCTGAGAACCACAGTGGATCCCAGTGA